Below is a genomic region from Oryzias melastigma strain HK-1 linkage group LG7, ASM292280v2, whole genome shotgun sequence.
CAGAGAGCCAattaaagagccacatattcacacacaatgttgtgttgtttatatttgtatCTATCACAGTGTtgctttgtttactttttttatcgTGTAGCAAATAGTTAGAAATGTGCTCTAAAGAAATATAATATTCCCTCTTTGTGTATcatgtttaataaaagtgtGAAATACTTATTTCATCTAAATGCAAATTGTTTAGCCAGCagtataaatgtataaattgtttgcatattttattttgaagattctCAATCTTTCAAAAAGTAAGTCATGGCAAATGGACCTATAGCCTTCTACTCTTGAAAGTACTTATCCAACAGTTCCATCAGTCTGAGTGGGCCTGGGTTTAAGTCCCACTTACATCCTCCAGGTGGGTCATCCACATCCCTCAAATTTGACGGCCTCATGAAGTGGATCGATGAAGAGAACCAGAACATGATGATTACGAAATGCTTCTCCTCTTGTAGTCCTATCCaatgactgtacatgagaactggacacagTGACCTTACCTTCCATCggattccaaacaggaagtacttgctggctccaagaaactacaatcccataaacttccatagagaaataaacagctattactcagtcattctatttgtcagaataaccattcttgctctgattctttttttctgtagtaaaagttattcaagttttaaactggccaatcgGATGCCTCAATAAAACTATGTGGTCTCACCTTGAACGTTCAAAGTTGACAGATTCTCTCGAGCCCACTTTCGAGTGCTatggggtgtggacttccaacaagctcactcctgattggatagagttgttgccatagaaacattgacacAAACCAACCACTTTCCatttcgcaaaaaaaaaaaaaaggcaactgaattgacttattAAGTCATTTTCTACGATTGACCTTAAACTGTCACTTACAGACAATGGTCCAATCGCAGTATTGTCGGGTGAGTTTGGTCTTCTTTGGAACCGAAAGGGGAGCATGGTTAAAGAATAAACAAACGGTTAGAGGTGTATTGTAAATGTCTTTCTGTNNNNNNNNNNNNNNNNNNNNNNNNNNNNNNNNNNNNNNNNNNNNNNNNNNNNNNNNNNNNNNNNNNNNNNNNNNNNNNNNNNNNNNNNNNNNNNNNNNNNNNNNNNNNNNNNNNNNNNNNNNNCtttgaaaaagaagagaaagaaaaggcTCTGCCACTTGTGAAAATGACAAGCTGGACTTTAATGGGTTGTTTTGTCCAAAGCAGGATTTTTAATGACTTAGTAATTATTTTCCACTActagctttaaagtttttactgCAACACTCAGAATGCAGGGCACGTATTCGCTGCAGTGTCtcttaaatctctttttttcatgttcctCCTGGAGGGAAACAGTGTTGTTCATCAGTTCTAGGGAGGACTGTTGATGCTGATGCATCACTATAGAtattgcaacaaaaacatgcaattaTCTGAGCTACTCTTCTGTATCGGGAGGTTTCTTAAATGCATTCTATAGTGGTCACATGGCAGAAAATAAATATCCCTCATCAAGCACATTCttggtgatttttctttttgcctcatTCTGCAGATGACAGCTAACTTAAAGGCTTCGTCAAAATCAAGGCCTGAATATTGATGACATGGAAGAGTTGATGACAAGGACAGGGTTAAGGGAGATGCTTTGGCTAGTGGTTCGTGGAGTTGGGCCAAAGGATGCTTTGATTCTGCAGCAAGACAAGATCCTAAACAAACGGACGAGTCAGAAGgccaaaaaggaataaaaaaagttttcaaagaaGACTGTAGTCATAGCTGTGACTTGTATTTGAATTAGTTTGTGGGAGGACTTGAAAAAAGGTTTGTGCAAGAAAACCCGTAATATGGCTTCAGTGTCTATACCAGGAAACATTTGGATttggaaattgtttatttcaagccatcaaagcaaaaacaatacaaaaacaacaaacgaTAGATGTTTAAATCTATACAAAGGTATATAAAACAGGATAATTAGTGATAAATTGATTGGAAACGAGTCACACCCCCCCATACACCAGTAATAATTCCATTATTACTCTTAATCATAAACATATTAGTTCATGACATAATGAAACTATTTGTTTCAAGCACTGATGGAGAACAGATTTACTGTATCTAAGATTGAAATGATTGTCATTGCTCACATTTTTGGAATGTGAAAAATATGACACAATGAGGGACaaacgtttttaaaacactgtaCCATAGAAAAgggtgttgttgttgttcaccttgtGGTGCATCCCGTCACGGGTTCCCTGAGGGAAAGCTGATTCCTGTAGGTGGTTTGGCACCGATGTTTTTGCCAGATCCCCTatctgacacaaccctgtattccATCCTGGATGGGGACTGGCCAGGCCCTGCATGGGCTGCAAGGCGAAAAGGTATTTTACGCTCCCATCTTACtactaaacaacaaaacagaaacaacgcAGCTGCCTGGAATACATTCCAAAacgtatttattcattttaataatagtAACCACTTGTAATAATTGTTTAAAGATATATATCTTCTCAGAGTGGGTCTCAATCCCAGACCTTTGATTTTGGAGGCCTTtgcacctgtttttttttatttttaaagttttattggaGCACTTAGCTCCTATAAAACATGTTCCATGCACTTAGGTTAAACAGTAGCAGTGTCAGGTGGGGCACCGCATGAGGCAAAATTGTTAACTACATCAaactttttagttattttatttcgttttttaattattgctttttttacacaaaatgagtggtgcttcaaactgttaaaaaatacaatattaataatgagaaaaaaaaacataaatatttagcttaaacaTTGTGATGTGGTGGCCCCTCCAGTagatggcgccctaggcagCCACCTAGGTCCCCTATGTCCAGTTCCGGCCCTGGCACTGGCACAGGGGGACCCAGACTTTGTctccttgtggctacatagttactTAGACAGTAGCGTGACAGATCTTTGCCTAAGGACCTATACTGGATGAAGGACCTATACTCAATGAAGCTCAGCATTTCTCCACACCAGAATTagttgattcatgttgattggGTTGATTACAATATGTCAAAAAGCTATATAGATCTATATTGTGTCTAAATTCAGACAAAAGCAGGTGATCTCACTGTCATGGAGAGAAGCACTTTGGTTTAAAAACTATGAGTCATTAGATCCCACTGATGCTTTATTGCTGCATGTTGAGATTTAATTTTACATGCAAATCTGGTAATTAAAACGTTATTCATTTATAAGCTTCAATgagttttttataaaattttgctgcccataaatgcaaaaatattctcAATAAATTGATcataataaggaaaaaaacaggcaCTTTGTTCAAATCAGCTTTTAGTGAGTATTTAGGAGGAAATACTGAAGGACTGTCTCGGCACAGCCCTTTAAGCACGTCTGTATTAATCCACGCGCTCAGGTCTGACATTTAGCTTATTTGTTAGATGCAGTCGCTCTTCACGTCAGTCCGAGCGCTCCTGACGTCAGCAAATAATTACAGCCGACGCCGAACAACAGAGGTGTCAGACAAGACTGATAGAAGTGGACCTCACGACTTTAATCAGCGGTGCCGCTGAGGCGTGCATCACCACAGAACAAACAGGGAAAACACCGGAATGATAAAACAGCAGCGCCTTCAATAGTTTGCCACAGAAGAGCACAAACCTCATTCTCAGGTTATTGACTCCTTAATGAGAGAGTGTAATGGGCCTCCAGTGACGTCAGAGAATGAGCTACGAGTTTCTGTTCTTTACACCTGTGAGACAAACAGGTGGTTCGGATGATCATTTATCCCCATTTAGGTCGTCTTTTGTGCCATCTCCTTAACAGGAAGTATATTTCCTCAGTATGTAGTTTTCAAAAAACCtggatgcaaaaataaaaaaataaaaaaatcccgaGCAGAGATGTTAAATAGTTCAACCCTGAATTTGTCTGCCTTGCTTGAAATATATGCTTTCTTGCAGGGAGAGCAGAATAATTCATCAGACCGAGCCTCTCAGACTCTTTCTAGCATTGCTGATGATgtttttattggtaaaaaatGGTGCATTGCATTGTGTTGCATCATCGCTCTCTATGAAATGAATCAGTAAAATCTGTGCTTGGAGTTTAAACGCAGCAGTGACTGCACATTAGAGAAGGGTGATTCCACACTTTTTAAGTTTGATAAGAGACAGATtactttttgcataaaatagTCAATATATTGGGTAAGCAGGGAATCTTAAGCCACCAAAGGCAGGCTAGATATTAACTTTATTGTGCAAGGTtcaaaatataagaaaatattaGCACAAATATGAGTAAATGATAATGTAATAACTTCAGATTGGTGTTTATGAACAGCagaatattaacatttttaaggtttgaGACACTTGCACTCTCCTGCCTTGGAAAACTGCTTCTCTGCTGGAACAGATGTAGCAACCGTCAATAGTGGAAATGtcctctcattttttttctaccacgGCAAAAAGGCTCCTCTTAACCCTGAGatcactttttattatattattatcacTGGATGTCACTGGTGTGATGTCACCCTTACGAAATGCCCTACCTCCAGTTCCAGCAAAATGACGTCGATTCATTTGCCATTTTTCAGACTttgccattttggaaccagacgatgttagtaagcagtgattggtctgagtcagttTGAGTCTTCATTTCTATGGCGACCACTCTTGCTAAACATGAgttagcttgttggaaagccacaccccttacACTAAATCTGGCTcggaaaaatctgtcaatcaaacgttttgagCATTTGAGGTGGGAgcgccacatgcttttactgaggcacctgattggtcagtttataaattaaataactcgtgataaaaataaatttagaatgaaaaataatgtgtttatcGAGAACGTATTGAAAGGAGGTAACAGAGCAGgagtggttattctgacaaatagaatgactgagtgaaagctgtttatttttcaatagaagtctatgggattttttctctctgggaccagcgggtacttcctaggGGGGAtaatctgtccagttctctctatactGTAAGGTCAAACTCCTCCCACAATCCTCCCTGGGAAACTGAACAGGGTGACAACTCCCAGCACTCCTGGTCATGTGACTGATGGAAAAGTTCAATACACTCTGATAGAAAACACTGGAGTAACTGACCTATTAAACTAAAACACCCAGAAATGATGcacacacttttattttcttgtttattaaTTAGAAATTGATATTTCAGTAGAGTACTCGATACCACTGATGATGTATGGTAATCGATACTTCGATACTTTGTACTTACTGACCTCCACTTGTCTTCTGTGTCTATGACATAAGTGTCCCGCTCAATTGTCATTATTGAACCGTTGTTAAATTGGGCAGAATAAACTGTGGTCCTTTGGGTGCTCACGCTTTAGGCTTCATTTTCACTTCAGAATCAATGGGGTCATTGGTTCCGTGCAGGTTTGACTATTGGACAGGCAGTACAGGAGTAGAAAGATGTGTTCTATCTGAATGAGCAAACGACCATCATGGAACAAGTTAAGCTGCTGTGTGAGATTAAAAAACTAATGAGAATTAATTGAAAGTAAGTTTGTCAGTTtcttaaatgacaaaaactctTCTTTACAAAACATAATGGTCGTTACTCAatcaacaagtctttaaattgCTGTCTAAATAGAAAAACTAGCATAggtataaattataaattaattaattaatgaatacattaaaattcacatttttctcaagGCAAACTGCAGACCagaagataaaacatttttgaaaagggTTTACCAAATTTTTGTAAAGTAATCATTTATGCATGAAGGTCAGACGACAGGTGTACTTTGACAGATGTACTTTAGGGTTGAAATTCTTTTGACTACTAACTCTGTTTAGGCAAGTGGATTCTGATTCGTGCTAATGGGGTAAATAGTCAAAGATTAGatcaggggtatcaaactcaatagtacaggggtccaaaatccaaaacacaccttaggtcatgggtggaacaagataaacatttactgaacacactaaaacaaagtttttaaaacgttcacaatttaactttttaccTTTACTATGGATTTaaacaagcaggaatattattccagaataactcAACTCaaaaccttaaccctttaacaccggggTTCTTTGATTAATTTACACAATAACTGTAAtttgttaacggttgaaaagttaaagtattttcaaggttttgtgtttaagggTCCCCAAAAAcctctcaggtgttaaagggttaaataacttttaatatttaactctccataaaaacaggtttggtcaaaattatacaaatttgaactaATGCAAGATGATATTAGACCACTAAAAATTGTTGCTGGAGTGCCGGATATAATTACacagagggccggattcggcccccggggccttgactttgtcacaTATGGATTCAATGTTCCTGGCGACAggtctggtgttaaagggttagagttgagcatagttttttttttttttttagataaaaccaTGACTTTTCTTTGTCAGATTAGATCCAAGCAGAGTTCTAGCACCACGTTCAATCGCTTCTGGAAACTTCTATGCTGGTGGCATCACTAAAAATTCTTTATgaactttgttttaaaccaaagttGCTTTACTTCCTCTCTGCTCTAGTATCAGTAACATCAGGACTTGAAgcttcaagtcccactccaatcatctgttgatctattttcaaagtggtcCAGTgctcttttttaatcaataaactTCTGTTGTTTCcttggacatagtttttgcaaacAGAAgttgttcatcagaaatttgtcaTTGAGTTGTAGACCTGAGTAAGCCCGCCccgacttcccatcatccatttgtttttcACTCTCTCCCGCTGGCTTATACCCCCAACCTAAAATTACCAGTGGAACAAAAATGCATTCATACAGTTTTAAGACGGATGCCAGATATCACGCCTTTAGGCCACTCTtgtgtctgctgctgattcacattgatttgaaaaacaaatactcagattcaggttaagcttaattttctttatacagtatatgtcctccaccatgggggaaaaaaaatgccacaagaacatgttgaaacaaTTTTCACATAATTTAGTCTTATGCTCATCTATGCTGTTTATATAAGCCCTAGAGTGGTTACAGAGTTGTTCTGATAGTGTGCGACCGACCTGTCATACAGTACAGGTGCTGAAACAATACAggcagagcaaaaaaaaaatggattcccCCTTCTGGTGTGagagtttttaatatttctaaattacattttctatcTCTACTCCTCCACAtgaatttttaaacagaattctTGTTTTAAGAATAACTCAAAGATATTTATGTGCATCCATCAGGCTacgattttcatttttattcaattattttatattacatCCAAGCTTCAAACTCAACTtcatcaatacaagtatcgacAATTAAAATATAACGATATTTCACAGAATATATTATATCATTATACTAATATTTTCTCCACGTTTTTACCTAACGTGTGTTGAAAACACAAACCCTAAAAGTATTGTGAAGCATCAATCTATACTCATTTTGAAACATATTTCTGGTTATCTAAAACAGATACTGCTGTGAGAGCTGTCGTGGAGGTTGTGAACAGACTGAGAATCCGTTACATTGACGAAGTAGCTTGAGGAGCAAGAATTGCCATAAACTTGAAAGCCTTTTCTTCTTTCCCTCTTCTCTCATTCCACAAAGTTCCCCTGTCTCTGTGTCCTTCGGCCAGCGTGGACAGCTTGCCTTTTATCTCACCACAATTTGCACTGGAACAAATCAGACTGTTATCAGCTGCCAGCTGCTCTGGAAGCAACATTTTGTTCTGCGTCTCCTGCGACGGCGTGGAGCGGGTCTGTGGCGCTGTCACTCATCTCATCACGGGGGTGTAAAAAGCGTTTGAGCAGATGCTGTTTTTGTATCAGcgacatttttctttcttttttatagcTTGGGGATGTTTTGCTCTCGTCtgattttgtgtctttgttttgtgaGAGCAGAAAAAGATGTGACAAAGCGTTAACAAGCTGCAGGTCTGAAAACCTTGTTATTCTGAAAGATGGATGAGAGGAAGCCCCGGTGTGCACCTTTTCCAACGCCATCTGCTTTCTCTTCCCTGCTCGTCTGACAGGAGTTATGTTTACATAAAAGCAGCACCGTTCCTCTCAATATTAGCTGCATGTCAGTGGATTGGCCAAAATCAGGGCGTTTACAGTCTGTGTTTACATCAGCGGAGCAGGATCACCTCAAACAGACGAGTGATTCTATAGCTGTCCTTCCCGGTAACGACAAGGACATTGAAATTCTTTATTATCCGTCTCCTGCCATTGCCTCCTGCTCTCTTTTCAGGgctggtttatttcaagagaAGAGAAAATATTGATCCCACAGGTTCCAGCTGGAAGGATCACCTCCCTCCCAGGGTTTATCCCGTCTCAACAAACACAGACGATTCCCGCTCAAAAGGAGAACTCCTAATGAGGGACTTCAAATCCGACTGCTTTCCAGGTTGTCACGAGACAGCTCAGTCATGAATAATTTCAAAGGATCGCTGCTTTTATTGCACTGCGGTGTTGTAATGTTTTGCTTGAAGGTGAGCCATGAaaaattcatttgtttatgACTCGGAGAATCAGCCGCACGCTGCCACGGTGCAGAAATTAGACAGTTTGGGCTGTGACTTCATCGGGTCGGACCTGCTCATTAAAATGGATGATGTTAGCAATAAAACGCTTGATCGGTGAGTCAACTTCCTGCTCTCTGAtttgggtcacttggtaccatCAGAGTCTGACAGCTGTCCTGCTGAGGCTGGTGCTTTTTCGCTCTCTTCCAGAACATTTCAAATTGCTGATTAATAGCTCCATTCTGTGTGAAGGAGCAGAGAGAAGCACAAGGCCATTTACCAAGCTACGTTCATGACAAAAAAGGAATAAGACCGTCTCTGGATTAGTTGCTAAAccacttttttctctctctctttttttaaaatcaaagataaGTTTTCTCTTCTGAAAATGCGTTCTTCTGCAATGTGGGGAAGACATATCTGTACATCACAAACATGCTAATTATGTACACCACTGGAATGCATTTGAACAATCCCTTTGATAACATCTAAAACACCCTGCAGAGATTCAAGACGGCAAGCCGAATGAGGGCAAATTTTATTCATCATAcgtggaagaaaagaaaaaagaaaacctccTTCATCTCATGATGATCACACTGCAAATGCGAAGAGAAGAGAAGCTCGCATAAAcccaaaaaaagacatttatcattttaaaaacaatcacaATAATCCACAAATCgataacaaaaatattctatTAATTCTACAGTTCTTTCTTAGCCTCTTGTGAAATATTCTAGTTCTATAGATGGGGATAAATGTTGTACAGAAGTCATTTAGGATATGCCTCTGCACATGCATTTCTTTTTGGGTGGGGTGGGTCAATGTGACCCGAACACCCAGTAACCGAATTAGCCTTTTCTTGCAAATAAATCGCAACAAAAAGGTCTATAAACAGATGACAAATGACCACCTTAAACGCATCTTCCTCTTCAGATGTTTGGGTCAATGTGACCCGGCTACCATACGATGATTTATTGAAATACTTGATTTTCacagttttgctttttagtgACTTTCACTGCTGATGACATCGGTTTGAACGCAAACAAAACTACATTACATCACTTTGGAGGGGCTGCTGCTCTATTCGTCAATACACACATCATTTATCACAGTGCTGGTTTGAGAAACAGAGGAATCAAAGGTGCCACGTGAGGAAAACGACGAGAAAGCTGCAAAGGTTACTGCTGACTTGTCATGCTCGGGTGATGAGGGCTGTGACAGCTGGCAGCGTTAAACAATGGCTTGCCTCCTGGATTATAGCCGTATTAGCAAAACTGTAATAAACGTCTGGCAAAAGGTCAGTCTGGGAGCGAGATTCAGGAAAAGGcagtcattttagaaaaattacacaaatttacaaataaccatcttggaaaaaagaagaatattaCAAGTTGATCCTCTAAAAAAGGTCCTTGCTGGCAAATGGGGGTGTGAAGATGCTCACAACCGAGGACGGTTGGGTAGATCCTGCGAGGTGCTGACTCTTTGATCGCGTTTGTGTCCTCGTTCGACATTGTGCTGTCCTTTTTCTGTGCATCAGGAGCCCTCTTTTGTAAACAAGCAGTTTTCCAAAAACTGCAGTCGAAAGCAGGAACCGAGCCGTCTGGGCAGAGAAGGGGAATCGCACCCACGGAGCCGTCGTCCGTCCCTTCTCTGAGAAGTTTCTGGTAAACACTTGCATGGACGGGGAGGGAGGGAGCCTGAGCGGAGAGGTTAAAGAGGAGACAGGAATGTGTTGTTGTGCTGGAGAATCCCTGTCTGTGAAAGTCACACCAGAGAggtaataaatgaaaaggtgTTGTTGTTGCTGTCGCTGACGAAGTTGATCTGGCATTGCTCGAGTCGGGCGATGTCCCCAATGTCCAGCTCTGACAGTAGCTGAGTCGGGTCTGTTTTTGTGGTCAGAACtttctgcttctcctgctgTCCCGGTAGGTTTTTCTCTGGCTCTTTGtggtcctcctcctcttcctcctcctctgtgatgGAGCAGAGGCGGGTGGTGCTCCCTGGATGATCCATTTGGGGTCTGTAGTGGCACTGGCCGTTCAGCAGCCTCCGCAACGGCATCAGGGGCACCACCTCCTCGCCTAGCAGCTGCTGCTGGCGGTGCCGGAAGTCGCTCTGACGCTTCAGCCGCTTAAACTCGCTGAAGGCGGAGGTGGCGTTTTGGTAGAGGCTGCGGGCGATGGCCTGGGCCTTCTCCGACTTGCTAACCAGGACGGCGTGACACCGAAGCACCACCGCCATGTTCTTGACCTGGTGTCTGTAGATCCAAGCCAGGATTTTGGGGCGGTATGGGTCCGTCGCGCAGCACGTGATTCGGTTCAGAGAGTACAGGTGGACGGGCTTCTTGTCCCCGGATTTGCTGGTGATCATTCGGATTCCCTGCGACCCCACAGTCAACCTCATCTTGACGCTCTGCTCGCCGTAGTTGCTCCTCGCCCAGATCTTGGCCACCGCCTCCTGGGTGCAGCCTTCTCCCTTTGCCGTGATGGTAACAATGCTCCCAAGGTATCGCACGTTGTAAACCGGCTCCTCCTTGTTCAGCTCCACCTTCTGCCGTTTGGTGTGGAAGATGCTGCCCACCCAGTCGAAGGGACAGTCGGGCAGCAGGTCAGGACAGGAGCGCAGGAGCGAGGTGAGGATGGAGTGGTAGGTCAGCCCCGTCCCCAGACTCTTGGGCTTACTCTTGGCCTCATCCTCAGCAAGAACAAACTTATTCCTCCTCCAAGGCAGCATGGTCTGGAAGGAGTCGGAGCGAATCGGCCCCTCGGCTGCTTTTCCTCTTGTCAGCTCGGGCAGGAAGTGCATGAAAGCTTCAGTGTGGACAAAAACGAAGCGAAGTGGAGCTGCTTTGTGAAGCTCAGAGGAGAGACTGAGAGCTGTGAGGCTCAGCCAGCCTGTGCGCTCTGTCgctcctccttcctctcctcctcctcttcctctcttggCTGCATCCAGCAACGCTGATCAGTGCAGGAGTCTCAAATCAGCTCTCGGGTACACTCACCCCTCCCTGCTTTATTGTTTTGCTTCCATTTGGCTCCCTACTAAATATTATTTGTCCCTTTCGAAGTTATGATGTATTACACACGATTCCCCCTGTAGGGGACGAACAGaaacttattttgtttgtatCCTATTAAATCATTCTCAGGTGTTTCTTTAGCTTGTAacatttctctattttttaattgaatttttacctattttttgtatatatacatacatatatactgttTATAGTATATTTGTGACCATGAAACCAacaatgtttactttaaaaatctaaGTTAATTGATATAAATACTCAAGCATGACAGGATTCAagttttctgtctgctccttaTATATGTCTCAGTGAGCATTGGCGCTTatctctgtttctttttcttggcTGCTTAGCTTCTGTGAGGCTTCGTTCTCTGTTTAAGTGACGTGCTGTTTCATCTGCCAGAGACACGGGAGTCTGGACACTCTGGCAGTCATCCCAGTTTACAGACCGTTGTTGTCATTTCTGCTTCCATCCCGGTCGCACCAGGTTTAATCCTGGAGCTTCTCTGAATTTTTCATCCTACGTGAGTCTGTGGTTTTCTTAGTCACTGCTACATTTTCTTGTCTGAACCGTTTTTGTCACGTCATGGTTTTAGGGTTTTATGTCACTCTCCTTCATTTGGATCTTCTCCTAAAAGCATCAAGACTTTAACTACCAGAGAAATGTGTCAAACTTCCAGATCATGACAGCATTATTAAATAGTTCACTACATAAGGAACTGtgctgtggtgtagtggttagcgctctcactTCACAGTGGGAAGGCTCTGGgtctttttttgtgatgtttgcTGTTCGTGTGTGGGTTTTTCCAAAAACACGCTTGTTCATGCATTAACTTGAACACTATATTATCAAAAGTATTGCCTCACTCATCCTACAGCAAAGTAACCCTGAAGGGGatcagaggatggatggatgactgaagtaaaatattataatttatgACCAAAAATGCCTCATATCAACTAGTTTCAGATATTTAACCCAAAAATCTCCAAttattgacaatttttttcagaactttattgttaataattctgtttttttgagaTAACCCCAAaagtagggctgtaacgagtatccgggtgctcggatACTCGCCATGTGCTCAGATATAGTTTATTATAATGAGACTTGATGTTTGTTGATGCGTACAAGAAACAGTCTCcagcatttagcttttttaaaaaaattttattaaTTCAGTATTTTTCCCCTCTAGTTTCCTGTTCAGTGTTTTGTCTTAATGAATCGTTGAGTCATTCTTAGTCAAGGTTTTCCTGTCACGTTGCTTCCCATGTGCTGTAACATTCTAGTATGACGAAAATATAAAAGTGAATTTACGTATTTCATTTGTGTCTGGATTTAACAGAGTGAGACGAAGTCAAAGAGGAGAAACGATGACTTTTGTTGAACTAATGGTCAATTGTACTTATCGCAGCAAAttccacatttacaaaaaattactTGTTTTAAGCAGATATTTAGCCACGGTCTTTAAAATTgctgaaaacatattttgcacATTTAACAACCAAAGATCCCATATATACAG
It encodes:
- the fam43b gene encoding protein FAM43B; the protein is MHFLPELTRGKAAEGPIRSDSFQTMLPWRRNKFVLAEDEAKSKPKSLGTGLTYHSILTSLLRSCPDLLPDCPFDWVGSIFHTKRQKVELNKEEPVYNVRYLGSIVTITAKGEGCTQEAVAKIWARSNYGEQSVKMRLTVGSQGIRMITSKSGDKKPVHLYSLNRITCCATDPYRPKILAWIYRHQVKNMAVVLRCHAVLVSKSEKAQAIARSLYQNATSAFSEFKRLKRQSDFRHRQQQLLGEEVVPLMPLRRLLNGQCHYRPQMDHPGSTTRLCSITEEEEEEEDHKEPEKNLPGQQEKQKVLTTKTDPTQLLSELDIGDIARLEQCQINFVSDSNNNTFSFITSLV